A genome region from Drosophila simulans strain w501 chromosome 2R, Prin_Dsim_3.1, whole genome shotgun sequence includes the following:
- the LOC6734251 gene encoding uncharacterized protein LOC6734251, whose amino-acid sequence MKHRHFKVNRNMHFSVGFLVTMLLIRKVHSLVEITNFKCESLDRNFSNFEYCRIKSVNRTYKYVSLKVNLFQTPVNQVKVNTALYKRLNGYKPFLYNVTVDGCKFLKNQNSSPVAKYIFGIFKDVSNINHFCPYDHDIFVEKLSAENINFQITKILPFPEGKYMLQMHWFAYEINRAIIRLYYTLT is encoded by the exons ATGAAACATCGACACTTCAAAGTGAATAGAAACATGCATTTTTCCGTTGGGTTTCTAGTGACCATGCTTTTAATCAGGAAG GTCCATTCTCTAGTTGAAATAACGAACTTTAAGTGCGAGTCATTGGATCGAAACTTTTCCAACTTCGAGTACTGTCGCATAAAATCTGTGAACCGGACGTACAAATACGTTTCCCTTAAGGTCAATCTCTTCCAAACTCCCGTGAATCAAGTTAAG GTTAATACGGCCCTTTATAAGCGCCTGAATGGCTATAAGCCCTTTCTCTACAATGTGACTGTAGACGGatgcaaatttttgaaaaaccaGAACTCAAGTCCCGTTGCTAAGTACATCTTCGGTATTTTCAAAGACGTCTCCAATATAAACCATTTCTGCCCCTACGAC CATGACATATTTGTGGAAAAGCTATCAGCAGagaatattaattttcaaataacgAAAATTCTTCCTTTTCCTGAAGGAAAATATATGCTTCAAATGCACTGGTTCGCCTATGAAATTAACCGAGCCATAATTCGATTATATTATACACTCACATaa